One Gigantopelta aegis isolate Gae_Host chromosome 1, Gae_host_genome, whole genome shotgun sequence genomic region harbors:
- the LOC121367746 gene encoding uncharacterized protein LOC121367746: MKKILFGANDQSGQYRELLLPTVEFDREKINRKACSINESGILVNKISATLTSDQTSGLQRFLGATARTCIPRRGISYWETEVDCLALESAELQYAVSVVGVCMDEHCDDVDCISDNKHALSVCVFSCPSHNNLCIEVAPRGSCLCDSPVTRLKHDTRLTVTLGLLVDSDNATLHVIRVDDNTVLCSIPNIDVSRPLMPMFRVGWPQYFDVKVKVSSGSELSVNRELLVLLSSLIK; this comes from the exons ATGAAAAAAATCCTCTTCGGTGCTAACGATCAGTCAGGACAATACAGAGAACTTCTTT TACCAACTGTAGAGTTTGACCGGGAGAAGATCAACAGGAAGGCATGTAGTATTAACGAATCTGGAATTCTGGTCAACAAAATTTCAGCAACATTAACTTCTGACCAGACTTCCGGCCTGCAGCGTTTCCTTGGAGCGACTGCCAGAACGTGTATTCCACGACGAGGAATATCTTACTGGGAGACGGAAGTGGACTGTTTGGCGCTAGAATCGGCAGAATTACAATACGCGGTATCAGTAGTCGGTGTTTGTATGGACGAacactgtgacgatgtagactGTATTTCGGATAACAAACATGCTTTGAGTGTCTGTGTGTTCAGCTGTCCATCTCACAACAATCTCTGTATAGAGGTTGCGCCACGTGGAAGCTGTTTGTGTGACAGTCCTGTGACACGTTTGAAACATGACACACGACTCACTGTCACACTCGGGCTGTTAGTAGACTCAGACAACGCCACTCTCCACGTTATCCGTGTTGACGACAACACAGTTTTATGCTCAATCCCAAATATCGACGTGTCACGGCCGCTGATGCCCATGTTTCGTGTTGGCTGGCCTCAATATTTcgatgttaaagttaaagtctcATCTGGCTCGGAGCTTTCAGTAAACCGTGAACTGTTGGTCCTACTctcaagtttaattaaataa
- the LOC121376019 gene encoding E3 ubiquitin-protein ligase TRIM13-like, with the protein MAESGVVQILEIRDELVTCEICFEYFDDQDKSPRILPCFHSFCCRCLESIWEKSPLEACSVAVCPSCALISHRDHEIQDLKDVYQAKKDQVTAVLCDLEKSKVTSEGYKCKLVEQNEALSVIKQRCLQDIDDSYEKCITMLSERRQQLKEQVISNVAKQQADRNEKFETLTLSNDSKSRHFLYCQQALSYTRAVQFIEMSEVLEKQARRLLEIPQLLDMKMEEVDVDLDTFDQVCKILQKRAMVVDMSQIKPCIEVRDAKKGEESRVVQVAMLPKETKAEDQTDMLKAMIESDTEIKGEEKPKTKLISFGVHYVQTNMY; encoded by the exons ATGGCTGAAAGTGGTGTTGTCCAAATTCTGGAAATTCGTGACGAGCTCGTTACGTGCGAGATTTGTTTCGAGTATTTCGATGACCAGGACAAATCTCCACGTATCTTACCGTGCTTCCACAGTTTCTGCTGTCGCTGTCTGGAGTCGATTTGGGAGAAGTCACCACTGGA GGCATGTTCAGTCGCTGTATGTCCATCGTGCGCTCTTATCTCCCATAGAGATCATGAGATACAAGACCTCAAAGATGTCTACCAAGCAAAGAAAGATCAAGTCACTGCAGTTTTATGCGATTTAGAAAAGTCTAAGGTCACATCAGAAGGTTACAAATGCAAGCTTGTTGAACAGAATGAAGCACTAAGTGTTATCAAACAACGATGTTTGCAAGATATTGATGATtcatatgaaaaatgcatcaCAATGCTGTCTGAGAGAAGACAACAGTTAAAAGAACAAGTCATTTCTAACGTGGCCAAACAACAGGCTGACAGAAATGAGAAATTTGAGACGCTAACGCTGTCAAATGACAGTAAAAGTCGACATTTTCTTTACTGTCAACAAGCGTTGTCGTACACACGAGCTGTTCAGTTCATAGAAATGTCTGAGGTTCTGGAGAAGCAAGCCAGAAGGCTGCTAGAAATACCTCAACTGTTGGATATGAAGATGGAAGAGGTGGACGTAGATCTGGATACCTTTGATCAGGTTTGTAAAATCCTGCAGAAACGTGCAATGGTGGTTGATATGTCGCAGATAAAACCATGTATTGAGGTAAGGGATGCCAAGAAAGGCGAAGAATCCCGTGTGGTTCAAGTTGCAATGCTACCAAAGGAAACCAAGGCCGAGGATCAGACAGATATGTTAAAAGCAATGATTGAATCAGACACTGAAATCAAGGGTGAGGAAAAACCGAAAACAAAACTGATTTCGTTTGGCGTACATTACGTACAGACAAATATGTACTGA